CCTCCCGTACCTCCGTGCCGGGCCGGGTCAGGAACTCGCGGTACACGGCCTCGCGGGTGATGGTCGCGTACAGGTCCTGGCGCACCGCCCAGACGGCGATGTCGGTGAGGATTCCCTCCTTCATGGCGCGGACCTGCGCGACGGGGATGCCCAGCTGTTTGCTCAACGGGGCCTCGCGGAGCCGCTGGAGCATGGGCAGATGGCTGGAGAAGAACTGGCTGACGTGCGCCGTCGCCTCCCGGTTGGCCTCGTCGTCCCAGTCGAAGCGGACCAGTGCCGGTTCCGCCTCGTCGGCGAGCAGCCGCGCCCAGGCGCGGTGGACCCGCTCGTCGTACGTCCAGGAGAACCGTGCGGCCGGATCGCGTTCCGCGTACAGGAAGGGGACGAGCGCCTGTTCGTTCAGCAGCCGTATGAACGCCTGGCGTTCGGACGGTTCGGCATCGGGCAGGTAGTTGGCGGAGACGGCTTCGTTGTTGAGGAAGTAGGCCCGATTGACCACCAGCGTGCCGCTGTTCACCAGGGCGCGGCGCAGTTCGGCCGCGGAGGCCGCCACGTCGTCGGGCGAGCGGCCGGGCGGGGCGCTGACCCTTTGCCGGGCGAGGGTGAGATCTCCGGGCAGCCACTGGTTGTCCAGGGCCTGCGCCATCACCGGGTACCGCGTGAGGTCCTTGAAGGTGAGCAACTGTCCGGTCATGCGTCCCTGCCCGTTGTGGATAACTAGCCAGCCCGCCTGGGCTAGTTGACGTACGGGCATTGAACAAAGGTTCCCAGGGAACGGAGATTGGCCGGATCTTGACGGGTCTCGGACACTTCGGGCGCGTCAAGGCAGTGTCCTAAACACACATCACTCGGTTAGATGAGTGTGGACACCAGAACGCCTCGGTTCGACGAACAACCCGCCCTGAGCATGACCAAGGTGGACTGCGACCCCGCGCAGGTCATCGTCAACCACGCCAGTTTCCGGGTGCAGCTCGCCCCGGGCCAGCGTGCACGGCTGCTCGGTGGCGCCGCCGCGGACGCGGCCCGGATCCCCGCCATGAGCGGTGCCGCGGGCCGTCGCAGAAGGGCGCCCGTCGTCTGGAGCGGCAGGTCCGAGCCGGGCGATCCCGGAGCGGGCGGACTGCTTCAGGCCGTACGGAACTCCACCGCGGGCCGGCTCGAGGGCGGGCTCGGCGCCGAGCTCTCCGAGGGGCACGCGGCGGGCGGTACGCAGGTCATCCCGCGTATCGAGGAGACGCAGCCCAACCCCGTACTCGTCGCTCCCCACCAGCCCGTACGCGGTGGCGGTGGGCCCCTGTTGCCTCCGATGCGGCAGGCGGTCGGCGCGTACGACCCGGTCGAGACCGGACCGGACGACGGGTTCGACGAGGAGTACGACAGCGGGACCGCCCAGGAGCGGCGGCACGGCAACGACCCCGTCCGGCACGCCTATTACCCGGGCCGCCGGATGAACCTCGGGGTCGTCCTGCTCCCGATGCGTGTCTTCCTCGGCTTCATCACCATCTACGCGGGCATGGGCAAGCTCTGCGACCCCGTCTACTTCGACGGCGGCGACCGGGGCTCCATGGTCAAGTGGCTGACCTCGCTGCACCCCTGGGCCCTCGCCGAACCGCTCCGCGACTTCGCCCTCTCCCACCCCGTGGGCGCCGGACTCACGGTCGCCTTCCTCCAGGTCGTCGTCGGAGTCCTGACCGTGTTCGGCCTCTGGCAGCGTGTCGCCGCCTCGGTCGGGGCGCTGCTCTCCGCGGCTCTCCTGGTCACGGTCAGCTGGCGCACCGTCGCCGTGTACGACGCGCCCGACATCATCTATCTGGCCGCCTGGAGCCCGCTGATCATCGCGGGCGCGCCGGTCTACTCCGTCGACGGACGTCTCGCCGGAGAGGCGTGGCGCAAGCTCGGCCCGCGTTCCTCGATCTGGGACCTGCGCGGGCGGGTCCTGCGCCGCGGCACCGTCGTCGCCACGGTCGTCGTGGGCCTGACCCTGCTGGTCGGTTCCCTGCTGGGCGGCGCGGTCCGCTCCACCGAGGTCGTGACCGTCCCGGGTCCGCACGACTACCCGACGAACCAGCTCCCCGGTTCCCCGCTCCCGCAGGAGTCCGCCGGCAAGCGCCAGGCGTCGCGGACCCCGGAGGAGCGCCGGCCGGCGCCGTCGAGTTCCAGTGCCTCCACGACGCCTTCCGCCGCGCAGTCCACGCCGGGTGCGGGCACGGTCCGCGAGTCCGGACAGGCCGCCGGTACGGGGCAGCCCAGCCAGACGCAGGGCACCACCCAGCAGCAGGCGCCCCCGCAGGCGACCACCCCGCAGGAGGCGCCTCCGACGACCAGCGCGGGACCGACGTCCTCCGGCTCCACCGGCACCGGGGACTCCACCGGCGGAACGGACGGCGGCGGCAGCACCGGCGGCGGCGGACGGAATCCGATCGGTGGTCTGCTCGGCTGACAGGGCCGACGCGGGCACGGACGGACAGACAGGAGGGGCGGTCACCGGACATCCGGTGACCGCCCCTCCTGCATGTTCCGCGTACGTACCCGCCGGGGCGGCTACCGGCCCGTGTGGGCGCCGAGTTCCTTCGCCGCCTCGGTGAGGTCCTTGGCGGTGTCGATCGCCCGCCAGTAGGCCCCGTGCGGCAGCGGATAGCCGGCGAGGCGACGCTCCCGGGCCAGTCCGGGGAAGGTCGTCCGCTCGTGGTCGCCCCGCTCGGGCAGCAGCGTGGTGAACGTGGGGGAGAAGACGTACACGCCCGCGTTGATCAGATACGGCGAGGGCGGCGACTCGATGAAGTCGGTGATGTGGCCGAAGGCGTCCGTCTCGACCGCGCCCCAGGGAATCCGTGGGCGGGCGAGGGCCAGGGTGGCGGTGGCGTCGCGTTCGGCGTGGAATGCGGCCATCTCGCGCAGGGAGAAGCGCGTCCAGATGTCGCCGTTGGAGGCGTACCAGGGCTGACCCGGGTCGGGCAGCCGGGCGGCGGCGTACTTGAGGCCACCGCCGCGTCCCAGCGGCTCGGTCTCCACCACGGTCGTCACGTTCAGCGGGAGATCGGCCGAGGCGAGCCAGTCCTGGAGGACCTCGGCGAGGTGGCCGCACGAGACCACGGCGTCCGTGACGCCCTCGGCGGCCAGCCAGGAAAGCTGATGGCCGATGATCGGGGTCCCGGTTCCCGGGATCTCGACCATCGGCTTGGGGCGGTCATCGGTGTACGGGCGCAGTCGCGTGCCCTGGCCACCTGCCAGGATCACGGCCTGTGTCGGATACGTATGCATGCCAGGCACGATATGCCGTGCCGGCGCGATCACGGTCAGCTGAACCGGGCGACGCCCGAGGCGAACGACGTGTCGCAGACCGGGCGGGAGAAGCGGTGGGCGCGCGTCGGGCCGTACTGCTCGACCGCCGCCTTCCCGAGTGCCCTGGCGATGGACATGCAGTGACCGGCGAGCGAGGGGCGGGCCTCGACGGCACGCTGCAGGTCCGTCAACGCGGCGCCCGGGTCCTTCTCCTGAAGCTCCAGGAGCAGCTTCTCGCGCAGAATGTCCTGCGGGGTACGGGGCTTGGCGGGCTTGGACACGGTCTCCGACGCCGCGGTCAGCAGCTGGGACTCGGGGTTGGCAGCCGCCCACGGCACGCGGGTCACCGCGAGGGTCCCGGAGAGGACCATGACGACAGGCAGGACGAGAGCGAGAGTTCGGCCGATGCGGCGCGCGGTGTGGGTCACGCAGGCGAGCGTAGCGGTCAGTGATGATTTGGCGACATTTCGTCACCCTCGCGAGGGATGGTTCGAGGAGTCTTTTCGAATCCCTGGTTGACGTATCCGGGCGAAATGCCAGATATGCCGGGGTATTTGTCGACTGCCAGGATCGGAACCCCAAACATCGGGCACCACGCAAACGGCCCCCGCACCCGTTCGATACGGGGTGCGGGGGCCGGACGTTGCGCGGGTGACGTCAGTCGGTGAGGCGCTCACCGGTCGAGGTCGCGAAGACGTGCAGCTCGTCCGGGCGGGGCACGACGTGCAGCTCGGTGCCCTTCTCCGGGACGGCGCGGCCACCGACACGGACGACCAGTTCCTTGTCCGCACCGCCGACGCGGGAGGAGCCGTAGACGAAGCCGTCGGCGCCGAGCTCCTCGACGACGTTGACCGAGACGGCGAGGCCGGCCGGGGCGTCGGACGAGTCCTTGGTGAGGGCCTTCGCGGCGGCGCCGCCGTGCTCGACGATGTCGAAGTGCTCGGGGCGGATGCCGACCGTGACGGTCGTGTCGCCGCGGTCCGCGGCGGCGGTGAGCGCCTCGCGGGAGACCGGGACGACGCTGTTGCCGAACTTCACGCCACCGTCGGTGATCGGGACCTCGACCAGGTTCATGGCGGGGGAGCCGATGAAGCCGGCCACGAAGAGGTTCGCCGGGCGGTCGTACATGTTGCGCGGCGAGTCGACCTGCTGGAGCAGACCGTCCTTGAGGACCGCGACGCGGTCGCCCATGGTGAGGGCCTCGACCTGGTCGTGGGTGACGTAGACCGTGGTGATGCCCAGGCGGCGCTGGAGGGACGCGATCTGCGTACGCGTCGAGACACGGAGCTTGGCGTCGAGGTTCGACAGCGGCTCGTCCATGAGGAAGACCTGCGGCTCACGCACGATGGCGCGGCCCATCGCCACACGCTGGCGCTGACCACCGGAGAGCGCCTTCGGCTTGCGGTCGAGGTACTCGGTGAGGTCGAGCATCTTGGCGGCCTCTTCGACCTTCGCCCGGATCTCGGTCTTGTTCACGCCGGCGATCTTCAGGGCGAAGCCCATGTTGTCCGCGACGGACATGTGCGGGTAGAGCGCGTAGTTCTGGAACACCATGGCGATGTCCCGGTCCTTCGGGGGCAGGTGCGTCACGTCGCGGTCACCGATGCGGATCGCGCCGCCGTTGACGTCCTCAAGACCCGCGAGCATGCGCAGGGAGGTCGACTTGCCACAACCGGAGGGACCGACGAGGACGAGGAACTCGCCGTCCGCTATGTCGATCTCGAGCTGGTCGACCGCCGGCTTCGTGGAGCCGGGGTAGACACGGGACGCCTTGTCGAACGTGACACTGGCCATGCTGAATCTTCTCCTCAACCGGCAGGAACGTGCCGGACGATCCGAGTAAGGGAGTGGTCTGGTCCACCGGAGTGAACCTTCCGCGACGCTACCTGGCCATTTCGAATATGTCAGTAGTCCAGAACACTCCAATATCCCGTCCTGTCCGGGGCGGGACGTTGGTTACACTGCTCCGGAATGCCTCCTTAGCTCAGCTGGCCAGAGCAACGCACTTGTAATGCGTAGGTCGTCGGTTCGAATCCGACAGGGGGCTCTGGAAGGGCCCAGGCCGGACACTGTCCGCCCTGGGCCCTTTGCGATTCCGCCCTCGGACAAGGAGCCCCATGCCCCCGGACAGCCCGGCAGGCCGCCGCCAGGACCGGGGTGGTCCCGCGACCGGTTCGCTCACCTACGCCCCGGCGGGTGCGACGTGTCCCGGTGAGGCGGTGTGGACGGCGGAGGTCGCCGGCCACCGCCGGTACGAGGGGTCCGTCGTCGTCGGGTGCGGTGACGAGGACTGGCGTGCGGCGTCCGAGGCCGTTCTGCGCTGGGGGATCAAGCGGCGCAGCGGCTTCCGTGTCACCCCGGTGGGGGGCGCCGGTGAGCGGGTCGCCGAGGGGGGCGAGTACCGGATCACGGCGGCGTGGGGCCCGCTGGCCGTTCACGAGCCGGTCCTGGTCGTCGCCGTCGTCGACACCCCCGACCGGTGCGGCTTCGCCTACGGGACGCTGCCCGGCCACCCGGTCTCCGGCGAGGAGGCATTCGTCGTGAGCCGGAGTCCGGACGGCCGGGTCACGCTGACCCTGCGCTCCCTGACGAGCCGGGCCCCGCGCGGTGGGTGGCGGCACGTGTTTCCCGTGCTGCTGGTCGCCCAGCGTGTGTACCGCCGCCGCTACCGGCGGGCCCTCCGGGCCGCCGGAGCGGGGCGGCGCTGAGGTCCGAGAGGGGTCAGTGCCGGCCGGCGATGCGGTCCGCCACCTTCGCGATCGGGTCGGTGCCGGGGCGCGGGGACGTCGTCTCGCGGCGGTCCGCCGCGCGGTAGGCGGCGTACATGCCGTGGACGCCCAGCCAGCGGAAGGGTTCCGGCTCCCAGCGGCGGACCTTGTGGTTGACCCAGGGGAGGGAGGTCAGGTCGGTGGGACCCGCCTGGCCGGAGTCCTGCTGGATCAGGTCGCGCAGGGTGCGGGCCGCGAGGTTGGTCGTGGCGACGCCCGAGCCGACGTAGCCGCCCGCCCAGCCCAGGCCGGTGGAGCGGTCCAGGGTGACGGTGGCGCACCAGTCGCGGGGGACGCCGAGGACGCCGGACCAGGCGTGGTCGATGCGGGCACCCGCGGTGGTGGGGAAGAAGCGGACGAGGAGATCGCGCAGCGCCTCGATCGTGGCGGGCTGGGTGCGGCCGTCGTTGTCGACGGCGGAGCCGAAGCGGTACGGGACGCCCCGGCCGCCCAGGGCGATGCGGTCGTCGGCGGTGCGCTGGGCGTACATGTAGGCGTGGGCCATGTCGCCGAGGGTCTCGCGGCCTTCCCAGCCGATGGTGTCCCAGACCGACTTGGGGAGCGGCTCGGTGGCGATCATGGAGGAGTTCATCGGGAGCCAGGTGCGCCGCTGGCCCTTGAGGCCGGCGGTGAAGCCCTCGGTGCAGCGCAGGACGTAGGGGGCGCGGACCGTGCCGTACGGGGTGATGGCGTGCTTGGGCTTGATCTCCGTGACCGGGGTCGACTCGTGGATCGTCACGCCGAGGGCCTCCACGGCGTCGGCGAGGCCCTTGACCAGCTTCACCGGGTGCAGGCGGGCGCCGTGCGGGGACCAGCTGGAGCCGACCGCTCCGGTGACCCTGATCCGTTCGGCGGTCTCGCGGGCGCCGCGCAGGACGCGGCCGGTCTCGCCGAAGGCGATCTCCACGGAGTGGAAGTCCTTGAGGCGTGCGAGCTGGGCGGGTGTGTACGCGACTTCGAGGACGCCGCCCCGGTGGATGTCGGCGTCGATGTTCTCCTCGGCGGCGACCCGGACGACTTCGTCGACGGTGTCGTTCATCGCCTGCTGGAGGCGGACCGCCGCGTCGTGGCCGTGGAGCTTCGCGTAGCGGTCGCGGCCCGCGATGCCGTTGTAGAGCCAGCCGCCGTTGCGCCCGGAGGCGCCGTAACCGCAGAACTTCGCTTCCAGGATGGTGATGTTGAGGAAGGGGACTGCCTTCTTGAGGTAGTACGCCGTCCACAGCCCGGTGTATCCGCCGCCGACGATGCAGACGTCGGCGGTCGCGTCGCCCGGCAGAGGTTCGCGGGGGGCGGGGGTGCCCTCCCGCGCGTACCAGAACGATATGCCGCCGTTGACGGTACTGACGGTGCTCATGTTTCCCCTGCTTGTCCGGTGTACAGCCGAGCTTCTGTGGCGGACGTTACTGCGCGGCGGCCCGTTCCGTCTTGCCCCGGGGGAGACCTCGCGTCAGGGGGTAGCAGCCGAAGCCGATCAGTACGGCCGTGAAGTGGGTCAGGTCGCCGAAGGTCCGGCCGCTGATCAGCGGGATGCCGTGGACGACGAGCACGGCGAAGGCGTACAGGGCCCGCCAGGGGTGGGGGATGCGGTACGTGAGGACGGCGGCGACCCCCGCGAGCGCGTAGCCGGCCCCCATGTCGAGGGTGTCCTCCGCGTACTGCGGTGCGTGGCCGTGATGGACGGCCCAGGTGAGGACGGCCGCGCCGACGAACGGGGCGAGGAACTGGGCCGTTGCGGCGACGGCGAGCCAGCGCAGGGTGCCGAGCCAGTGCTCGACGGTGGCGTGGAAGACGGTGAACAGGACGGCGTACAGGAGCCAGTCGCCGTCGTCGATCCGCAGGGCCCCGGAGACGAGGACACGGAACGGCTCCTGCGTGAGCGCGTGGACACTCGCCGAGCGCTGGACCAGGAACTCCTGCTCGAACTCCGGGGACAGCCGCCGGACGACGACGGTGACGAGGAGGAGGGTCAGCCAGATGTACGTGCCCGGAGCGCCGGTGATCCAGCGGCGGATCGCGGTGAGGGCACGCGCGGCCGGACTTTTTCGGGGCATAGACGATTGACGCACGGGTCTACGATCGAGGGTGTGATCGACATTCCGGATGAGCTGATCGTCACTCAGTCCACGTACCGGGGAGCGGCCGGGCGGGAGTTCATCGCCGCGCTGCCGGGGCTGGCCGGCCGGTTCCTGGACGAGTGGGGGCTGCGGCTGGACGGGGCCGCGATGTACGGGATGTGCGCGCTGGTGCTGCCGGTGGTGCGGGAGGCGGACGGGCGTCCCGCGGCGCTGAAGCTCCAGGCGCTGGACGAGGAGACGGCCGGGGAGCCGGTGGCGCTGCGGGTGTGGGGCGCCGCGGGGGCCGGGGTGGTGGGGCTGCTGGACCATGACGCGGAGACCGGCACCATGCTGCTCGAACGGCTGGACGAGCGGCGCCCGTTGTCGGCCATGGACGACGAGCGCGAGGCGGTGCGGGTGCTCGCGGAGCTGCTGGCCGGGCTGACGGCCGTGCCCGCTCCGGCGGGGCTGCGTGGTCTGGGCGACGTGGCAGGCTGGCTGCTGGGCGCGGCGCCCGGAGAGATCGAGACGCTGCCCGACGAGAGGGAGCGGCGGCTGCTGGGGGACTGCGCGGCGGCGCTGCGGGAGGTCGCGCGCGAGCCGGGGGACCGGCTGCTGCACTGGGACCTGCACTACGACAACATCCTCGCCGGGCGCGCCGAGGAGGGACGGGCGGGGGAGTGGATCGCCCTGGACCCGAAGCCGCTGGCCGGGGACCCGGGGTTCGAGCTGTTTCCGGCGCTGGACAACCTCTTCGACGCGCACGAGGTGCGGTGGCGGTTCGACCTGATGACGGAGGTACTGGGGCTCGACCGTGAGCGGGCGCGGGCCTGGACGCTCGGGCGGGTCCTGCAGCAGTCGGTGTGGGCGATCGAGGACGAGCGGCTGCCGTCCCCCGACCATCTGGAGATCGCCCGGCAGCTGCTGGGGCGCGGGTAAGGGGCGGCGGCGTTCGGGGGCGCTTGTTTACGCTGCCCCCATGATTCGTATCGCTACTCCCGATGATGTCCCCGCCATCCACGCCATGGTCCGTGAGCTGGCCGAGTACGAGAAGGCCCTCGACGAGGCCAACGCCACCGAGGAGCAGCTGCGCGAGGCGCTCTTCGGCGAGCGGCCCGCCGCGTACGCGCACATCGCCGTCTCCGACGAGGACGGTGAAGTCGTCGGCTTCGCGCTGTGGTTCCTCAACTTCTCGACCTGGCGCGGGGTGCACGGCATCTACCTGGAGGACCTGTACGTGCGCCCGGAGCGGCGCGGCGGCGGCCACGGGAAGGCGCTGCTCACGGAGTTGGCGCGCATCTGCACGGAGCGGGGCTACGGCCGCCTGGAGTGGGCGGTCCTGAACTGGAACGCGCCGTCCATCGCCTTCTACGAGTCCCTGGGCGCCCGGCCGCAGGACGAGTGGACGGTGTACCGGCTGACGGACGACGCGCTGGCGGAGCTCGGCGGGAAGTGACGCTCGCGGGCCGTCCGGTCCTAGGGCGTGCCAGACACCGCCGGCCAGACGAGACTTTGCGGACACGACCTAGGGGACGAGGACGACCTTGCCCATCGTGCCGCGGCTCTCCAGGGCACGGTGGGCGGCGGCGGCCTCCGCGAGCGGGTAGCGCTGGACCGCGGGGCGGAGCCGGCCCGATGCGGCCTCCGCGAGGGCACGGTCCTCCAGGGCGCGCAGGCCACCGGCCCGCTGCATCATGACGGGGCCGAGCACGCCCTCTGAGGTGATGCCCCGCTCGGCGAGCTCCTCGGGGGTGAAGGTGAGCGCCCGGCCGTCGTGGAGTCCTTCGCCCGACCAGCCGAAGACGACGTGCTGTCCGCCCTTGGCGAGGAGGCCGACGGCGGCGCGTGCGGTGACTCCGCCCACGGAGTCGTAGACGACCGTGGCGCCGCGGCCCAGCTCGTCGAGGTGCTCGCGGACCTGGCGGGGCCAGTCGGGAAGGGTGTAGTCGACCGCGAGGTCGGCGCCGTTCGCCCGGACGGCGGCGACCTTGGCGGGGCCGCCCGCCAGGCCGACGACGGTGGCCCCGGCGTTCTTGGCGTACTGCACGAGCAGGGTGCCGATGCCTCCGGCGGCGGCCGGGACGATCGCCACGGAATCGGGGCCGAGTTCGGTGAACTGCAGGATGCCCATCGCGGTGCGTCCGGTGCCGATCATCGCGACCGCTTCGCCCTCGTCGAGCCCGGCCGGGATCTCGTGGAGCTTGTCGGCGTCGACGACGGTCAGTTCGGCGTAGCCGCCGGGCGCCATGCCGATGTGGGCGACGACGCGCTTGCCCAGCCAGGCGGGGTCGGTTCCCTCGCCGAGCGACTCGACGGTTCCGGCGACTTCGCGGCCGGGGATCGTCGGCAGCTCGGCGGGGGCCGGGTACGGGCCGGTCATGCCCTCGCGCAGCGCGGTGTCGAGGAGGTGCACACCCGCCGCGGCGACCGCGATCCGGACCTGGCCCGGGGCGGGGACGGGGTCCTCCGTCCGCTCGTACGTGAGGTTCTCGGCCGGGCCGAAGGCGTGGAGGCGGATGGCGTGCATGAGGGCTCCCCGGGGGCGGTGTCGGCGCTGCCGACGGTCGGATTCCGTCTGCTTCTCTGTTGCTCCGCCCAGCCTCCGACCTCAAGCGCTCTTGAGGTCAAGCCCTCCTGTGGTCGAGTCCCCTTCCCGAGCGCCGTTCCACTCCCTTCAGCGCGAGCACGGCGGCCTCGATCCCGCTGTTGAACGACACCTCGCTGAGCAGCCCGGGGGCGGCGACCTGGTCGCCCGCCAGGAAGATCCCGTCGCCCCGGTCGATGGCGGGCCGGTCCCGCCAGGTCGAGCCGGGCAGATCGACGGCGCCCGTCCGGCCGGTGGCGAGCGCCTCGCGGCGCCAGGTGGTCCGCTCGCGCCAGCCGGGGAAGCCCAGGTCGAGGAGCTGCTCGGCGCGGGCGACGCCGTCCGCCCGGGGAGTGCCGGGTGCGATCGGGACCTGGCCCTGGATCAGCTGTTCGCCGGCCGGGGCGAGGGTGCGGTCCTGGGCGGTGAAGCGTTCGATCCAGCCGGGGGCGTCGAGGTCGGAGACGACGAACGCGTCGCCCCGCCGGGTCCGTACCGCCAGGTCGATCAGGGCGGTACGCCCGCTCTCCCAGGCCAGCGTGGGGTCGTCCAGCAGGGTGCGGGCGGCGTCGAGGGAGGTCGCGACGATCACCGGGCCCTGCTGCGCCAGGGCGGCGAGGGAGCCGGCGCCGATGCGCTCGGTGGTCTCGATCCGTACGCCCAGGTTCCAGGCGTGGGCCGCCATCCGGTCGATGACCTGCGCCCACCCGCCGACCGGGTAGCGCGCCTCGGGCGGCAGCGCGGTGGCCCGGCGCAGCCGCTCCTGGACGAACGCGGCGGAGAGCGAACCGGGGTCGTGGTGGAAGAGCGCCACCGCCATGTAGTGCGCGGCGGCGCGGGCGCCCTCCTCGCCGACCTGCTCCGTGGCCCAGCCGAGGAAGTCGCGGCCGACGGGGGCCTGCCGGGGACTGCGGCGGCTCAGTTTCAGCATGGCCGCGGGCGGGGTCCTGCGGCGGACGCCGTCGCGGCGGAAGTGGAAGCGGGCCCCTTCGAGGAGCGGTACGGAGGCGATCGGGCCGAGGAGTCCGCGCTGTTCGAGCCAGGTCCAGTGGGGGCCGCGGCAGTACAGCGCGTGCGGTCCTTCGTTGGTGAGGTACGGGCCTTCGGCCGTCCTGGCCCGCCCGCCGAGGGTGTGGTGGGCCTCGTGGAGGGTGACGAGGGCGCCGGATTCCGCGGCGGTGACGGCCGCGGTGAGACCGGCGAACCCTCCGCCGACGACGTGGATGCGCTGCATGGCCGGAGCTCCTTGACCGTGGGGCGACAGGGGACGCTGCTGCCCATCTGACGGTGCGGGGGCGTGGTTCGTGACATCCGCGCCGGGGCGTTGTCAGTGGTGTACGTCACGATGGGGGCATGGCAGGAAGCACCGGCAGAGGCAGCAGGGACAGCAGGGGCACGGGCAGGAAGGACACCGTCGCGGCGGCGCGGCGGGCGGAGGTCAGGCTGCCGCCGCTCGTCGCGTACGACGGGGAGGAGCTGGAGCCCGACGGGGACTACGACGGCGTGCACTTCGAGGGGGTGGACCTGGCCGACCAGTCGGGTCCGGGCGCCCGCTTCATGGACTGTTCGCTGGACGGCTGCGCCCTGGACCGTACGGAGCTGACCAGAGCCCGGTTCATCGACTCGGTCCTGACGGGCGTACGGGGCGTGGGCACCGATCTCGCGGGGGCGTCGCTGCGCGACGTGGAGGTCGTGGACGCGCGGCTGGGCGGGGTGCAGCTGCACGGCGCGGTGCTGGAGCGGGTCCTGGTGCGCGGCGGGAAGATCGACTATCTGAATCTGCGGAAGGCGCGGCTCAAGGACGTGGTGTTCGAGGGCTGTGTGCTGTCCGAGCCGGACTTCGGGGGTGCGCACCTGGTGCGGGTGGAGTTCCGGGACTGCGTGCTGAAGCGGGCCGACTTCAGTGCCGTGCGGATGGAGTCGGTGGATCTGCGGACGGTCGCCGAGCTGGACATCGCGCGGGGCGTGGAGCAGCTGGCGGGTGCGGTGATCAGCCCGTCGCAGCTGATGGAGCTGGCCCCGGCGTTCGCGGCCCAGATCGGGGTGCGGGTGGAGGCGTGAGGCCGCGTGCGACGCCGGGGGTCAGCGCATGCGGGGGAAGCGGGCCTGGAGGTCCCAGACGATGGGGTTGTCGGCGAGGCCCTCGTGCATGTCGGCCAGGTCGGCGATCAGGTCGTGCAGGAAGTCGCGGGCCTCGCGGCGCAGGAGGGAGTGGCTGAAGGTGAGCGGGGGCTCGTCGCCGGGCATCCAGTCGGCCTCGACGTCCACCCAGCCGAAGCGGCGCTCGAACATCATCCGGTCCGAGGACTCGGTGAAGTCCAGCTCGGCGTACTGCTCGCGGTGCGAGCGGTTGCCCCGGGGGTCCTGGTCGATCTGCTCGACGATGTCGCACAGCGCCCACGCGAAGTCGAGCACCGGAACCCATCCCCAGGCTGTGGACACCTCGCGGTCCGCCTTGGTGTCCGCGAGGTAGACGTCCCCGGAGAACAGGTCGTGCCGCAGGGCACGGACGTCCGCGCGCCGGTAGTCGGTCTGCGGAGGGTCGGGGAAGCGCCGGGAGAGGGAGTAGCCGATGTCGAGCACAGGTCGATGGTGTCATGCCCGG
The Streptomyces sp. NBC_00234 DNA segment above includes these coding regions:
- a CDS encoding DoxX family protein, producing the protein MSVDTRTPRFDEQPALSMTKVDCDPAQVIVNHASFRVQLAPGQRARLLGGAAADAARIPAMSGAAGRRRRAPVVWSGRSEPGDPGAGGLLQAVRNSTAGRLEGGLGAELSEGHAAGGTQVIPRIEETQPNPVLVAPHQPVRGGGGPLLPPMRQAVGAYDPVETGPDDGFDEEYDSGTAQERRHGNDPVRHAYYPGRRMNLGVVLLPMRVFLGFITIYAGMGKLCDPVYFDGGDRGSMVKWLTSLHPWALAEPLRDFALSHPVGAGLTVAFLQVVVGVLTVFGLWQRVAASVGALLSAALLVTVSWRTVAVYDAPDIIYLAAWSPLIIAGAPVYSVDGRLAGEAWRKLGPRSSIWDLRGRVLRRGTVVATVVVGLTLLVGSLLGGAVRSTEVVTVPGPHDYPTNQLPGSPLPQESAGKRQASRTPEERRPAPSSSSASTTPSAAQSTPGAGTVRESGQAAGTGQPSQTQGTTQQQAPPQATTPQEAPPTTSAGPTSSGSTGTGDSTGGTDGGGSTGGGGRNPIGGLLG
- a CDS encoding NAD(P)/FAD-dependent oxidoreductase, whose amino-acid sequence is MSTVSTVNGGISFWYAREGTPAPREPLPGDATADVCIVGGGYTGLWTAYYLKKAVPFLNITILEAKFCGYGASGRNGGWLYNGIAGRDRYAKLHGHDAAVRLQQAMNDTVDEVVRVAAEENIDADIHRGGVLEVAYTPAQLARLKDFHSVEIAFGETGRVLRGARETAERIRVTGAVGSSWSPHGARLHPVKLVKGLADAVEALGVTIHESTPVTEIKPKHAITPYGTVRAPYVLRCTEGFTAGLKGQRRTWLPMNSSMIATEPLPKSVWDTIGWEGRETLGDMAHAYMYAQRTADDRIALGGRGVPYRFGSAVDNDGRTQPATIEALRDLLVRFFPTTAGARIDHAWSGVLGVPRDWCATVTLDRSTGLGWAGGYVGSGVATTNLAARTLRDLIQQDSGQAGPTDLTSLPWVNHKVRRWEPEPFRWLGVHGMYAAYRAADRRETTSPRPGTDPIAKVADRIAGRH
- a CDS encoding aminoglycoside phosphotransferase family protein — protein: MIDIPDELIVTQSTYRGAAGREFIAALPGLAGRFLDEWGLRLDGAAMYGMCALVLPVVREADGRPAALKLQALDEETAGEPVALRVWGAAGAGVVGLLDHDAETGTMLLERLDERRPLSAMDDEREAVRVLAELLAGLTAVPAPAGLRGLGDVAGWLLGAAPGEIETLPDERERRLLGDCAAALREVAREPGDRLLHWDLHYDNILAGRAEEGRAGEWIALDPKPLAGDPGFELFPALDNLFDAHEVRWRFDLMTEVLGLDRERARAWTLGRVLQQSVWAIEDERLPSPDHLEIARQLLGRG
- a CDS encoding DUF1990 family protein, whose amino-acid sequence is MPPDSPAGRRQDRGGPATGSLTYAPAGATCPGEAVWTAEVAGHRRYEGSVVVGCGDEDWRAASEAVLRWGIKRRSGFRVTPVGGAGERVAEGGEYRITAAWGPLAVHEPVLVVAVVDTPDRCGFAYGTLPGHPVSGEEAFVVSRSPDGRVTLTLRSLTSRAPRGGWRHVFPVLLVAQRVYRRRYRRALRAAGAGRR
- a CDS encoding rhomboid-like protein, whose product is MRQSSMPRKSPAARALTAIRRWITGAPGTYIWLTLLLVTVVVRRLSPEFEQEFLVQRSASVHALTQEPFRVLVSGALRIDDGDWLLYAVLFTVFHATVEHWLGTLRWLAVAATAQFLAPFVGAAVLTWAVHHGHAPQYAEDTLDMGAGYALAGVAAVLTYRIPHPWRALYAFAVLVVHGIPLISGRTFGDLTHFTAVLIGFGCYPLTRGLPRGKTERAAAQ
- a CDS encoding ABC transporter ATP-binding protein codes for the protein MASVTFDKASRVYPGSTKPAVDQLEIDIADGEFLVLVGPSGCGKSTSLRMLAGLEDVNGGAIRIGDRDVTHLPPKDRDIAMVFQNYALYPHMSVADNMGFALKIAGVNKTEIRAKVEEAAKMLDLTEYLDRKPKALSGGQRQRVAMGRAIVREPQVFLMDEPLSNLDAKLRVSTRTQIASLQRRLGITTVYVTHDQVEALTMGDRVAVLKDGLLQQVDSPRNMYDRPANLFVAGFIGSPAMNLVEVPITDGGVKFGNSVVPVSREALTAAADRGDTTVTVGIRPEHFDIVEHGGAAAKALTKDSSDAPAGLAVSVNVVEELGADGFVYGSSRVGGADKELVVRVGGRAVPEKGTELHVVPRPDELHVFATSTGERLTD
- a CDS encoding nucleotidyltransferase family protein — translated: MHTYPTQAVILAGGQGTRLRPYTDDRPKPMVEIPGTGTPIIGHQLSWLAAEGVTDAVVSCGHLAEVLQDWLASADLPLNVTTVVETEPLGRGGGLKYAAARLPDPGQPWYASNGDIWTRFSLREMAAFHAERDATATLALARPRIPWGAVETDAFGHITDFIESPPSPYLINAGVYVFSPTFTTLLPERGDHERTTFPGLARERRLAGYPLPHGAYWRAIDTAKDLTEAAKELGAHTGR